A portion of the Rhodopseudomonas sp. BAL398 genome contains these proteins:
- the putA gene encoding bifunctional proline dehydrogenase/L-glutamate gamma-semialdehyde dehydrogenase PutA, translated as MLPARPAFIAPFAPDDSLLAPDLLAAGSFDAAQRGRIEHTATGLIDAIRAHDDRFGGVEQMLREFALSTKEGLALMVLAEALLRVPDALTADHFIEDKLGQGDFAHHHTRSDALLVNASAWALGISARVVQAGETPHGTIAALTKRLGAPAVRAATRQAMRLMGNHFVLGETIEAALARAQAQAAPGTRYSYDMLGEGARSAADAERYFAAYADAIDAIGRAAGNAALPARPGISVKLSALHPRFEAVSRARVMAELTPRLLELARKAKSFNLNFTVDAEEADRLELSLDVFAACFADPSLAGWDGFGLAVQAYQKRARAVIAYVDDLARQQERRIMLRLVKGAYWDTEIKRAQERGLADYPVLTRKAMTDLNYLACARQLLDLRPRIFPQFATHNALTVSSILELAGDHDGFEFQRLHGMGEALYARLRENHPDLACRIYAPVGGHRDLLAYLVRRLLENGANSSFVARVGDESVPLATLLRQPADIIAAPQYARHPNIPLPRDLYQPERRNSPGLDFGDSAALRQLLDKIDAARVAITPIASTTPADAQATVAAARDGFAAWSATPADARAAMLERAAQLLEQDRGRFIALLQDEGGKTLDDALSEVREAIDYCRYYAAQGRRLFGDGQLMPGPTGESNVLRLRGRGVFVAISPWNFPLAICLGQITAALMAGNAVVAKPAEQTPAIGAAAVRLLHEAGVPEATLHLVQGDGAIGAALVAQRDIAGVVFTGSTQVARAINRALAAKDGPIVPLIAETGGINAMIVDATALPEQVADDVVSSAFRSAGQRCSALRLLFVQDEVAERMIEIIAGAARELKIGDPRDEATHIGPVIDAEAKKTLDTHIARMIAAARPRFVGTAPHNGNYVAPHIFELADPAQLTEEVFGPILHVVRYAANNFDDVLDAIARTGYGLTLGIQSRIDDMIERSIARLQIGNIYVNRNIIGAVVGVQPFGGCGLSGTGPKAGGPHYLPRFATEQTVTINTAASGGNAALLSEDE; from the coding sequence ATGTTGCCAGCACGCCCGGCCTTCATCGCACCCTTTGCGCCTGACGATTCGCTGCTCGCCCCAGATCTGCTGGCGGCCGGCAGCTTTGACGCGGCGCAGCGGGGCCGGATCGAACACACCGCAACCGGGCTGATCGACGCGATCCGCGCCCATGACGACCGATTCGGCGGCGTCGAGCAGATGCTGCGCGAATTTGCGCTGTCGACCAAGGAAGGCCTGGCGCTGATGGTGCTGGCCGAGGCGCTGCTGCGGGTGCCCGACGCGTTGACCGCCGATCATTTCATCGAGGACAAGCTTGGCCAGGGCGATTTCGCGCATCATCACACCCGGTCGGACGCGCTGCTGGTCAATGCCTCGGCTTGGGCGCTGGGGATTTCGGCACGGGTGGTGCAGGCTGGCGAGACCCCGCATGGCACCATCGCGGCGCTGACAAAGCGGCTCGGCGCCCCGGCGGTGCGTGCAGCGACCCGGCAGGCGATGCGGCTGATGGGCAACCATTTCGTGCTCGGCGAGACCATCGAAGCCGCGCTGGCGCGGGCGCAAGCCCAGGCCGCTCCCGGCACGCGCTATTCCTATGACATGCTCGGCGAAGGCGCCCGCAGTGCCGCCGATGCCGAGCGCTATTTCGCCGCCTATGCGGATGCGATCGACGCGATTGGCCGCGCCGCCGGCAACGCCGCGCTGCCGGCGCGGCCGGGCATTTCGGTCAAGCTGTCGGCGCTGCATCCGCGTTTCGAGGCGGTGAGTCGGGCGCGGGTGATGGCCGAATTGACGCCGCGTTTGCTCGAGCTGGCGCGCAAGGCCAAGAGCTTCAACCTCAATTTCACCGTGGACGCCGAGGAGGCCGACCGCCTGGAGCTGTCGCTCGACGTCTTCGCGGCCTGCTTTGCCGATCCATCGCTCGCCGGATGGGACGGATTCGGATTGGCGGTGCAGGCCTATCAGAAGCGCGCGCGCGCCGTGATCGCATATGTCGACGATTTGGCGCGGCAGCAGGAGCGACGGATCATGCTGCGGCTGGTCAAAGGCGCCTATTGGGACACCGAGATCAAGCGCGCGCAGGAGCGCGGCCTCGCCGACTATCCGGTGTTGACCCGCAAGGCGATGACCGACCTCAACTACCTCGCCTGCGCCCGCCAGCTGCTGGATTTGCGGCCGCGAATCTTCCCGCAATTCGCCACCCACAACGCGCTGACGGTGAGCAGCATTCTGGAACTCGCGGGCGATCACGACGGCTTCGAATTCCAGCGCCTGCACGGCATGGGCGAAGCGCTCTACGCCCGGCTGCGCGAAAATCACCCCGATCTGGCCTGCCGGATCTACGCGCCGGTCGGCGGCCACCGCGATCTGCTGGCCTATCTGGTGCGCCGGCTGCTGGAGAACGGCGCCAATTCCTCCTTCGTGGCGCGCGTCGGCGACGAATCCGTGCCGCTCGCGACGCTGCTGCGGCAGCCCGCCGATATCATCGCCGCGCCGCAATACGCGCGTCACCCGAACATCCCTTTGCCGCGCGATCTGTACCAGCCCGAGCGGCGCAATTCCCCCGGCCTCGATTTCGGCGATAGCGCGGCCTTGCGTCAATTGCTGGACAAGATCGACGCCGCGCGCGTGGCGATCACTCCGATTGCCAGCACCACGCCGGCCGACGCGCAGGCCACCGTCGCCGCCGCCCGCGACGGTTTCGCGGCCTGGAGCGCGACCCCGGCAGATGCACGCGCCGCCATGCTGGAACGTGCAGCGCAGCTGCTGGAGCAGGACCGCGGGCGCTTCATCGCGCTGCTGCAGGACGAGGGTGGCAAGACCCTCGACGACGCGCTGTCGGAGGTCCGCGAGGCGATCGATTATTGCCGTTACTACGCGGCGCAGGGGCGCCGACTGTTCGGCGACGGCCAATTGATGCCGGGGCCGACCGGGGAAAGCAATGTGCTGCGGCTGCGCGGCCGCGGCGTGTTCGTGGCGATCTCGCCGTGGAATTTCCCGCTGGCGATCTGCCTCGGCCAGATCACCGCGGCGCTGATGGCCGGCAATGCCGTGGTCGCCAAGCCGGCGGAGCAGACGCCTGCGATCGGCGCCGCCGCGGTGCGATTGCTCCACGAAGCCGGCGTGCCGGAGGCCACGCTTCACCTTGTCCAGGGCGACGGCGCGATCGGCGCCGCTCTGGTGGCGCAGCGCGACATCGCCGGCGTCGTGTTCACCGGTTCGACGCAAGTGGCGCGCGCGATCAACCGGGCGCTGGCCGCCAAGGACGGCCCGATTGTGCCGCTGATCGCCGAGACCGGCGGCATCAATGCGATGATCGTTGACGCCACCGCCCTGCCCGAACAGGTCGCCGACGATGTGGTGAGTTCGGCGTTCCGCTCCGCCGGTCAACGCTGCTCGGCGCTGCGGCTGCTATTCGTCCAGGACGAGGTCGCCGAACGCATGATCGAGATCATCGCCGGCGCCGCGCGCGAGTTGAAGATCGGCGACCCACGCGACGAGGCGACCCATATCGGCCCGGTGATCGATGCCGAGGCCAAGAAGACACTCGATACCCATATCGCCAGAATGATCGCTGCGGCACGGCCGCGATTTGTCGGCACAGCCCCCCACAACGGCAACTACGTCGCGCCGCATATCTTCGAGCTTGCCGACCCGGCCCAGCTCACCGAGGAGGTGTTCGGCCCGATCCTGCATGTGGTCCGCTATGCCGCCAACAACTTCGACGACGTGCTGGATGCGATCGCGCGAACTGGCTACGGCCTCACGCTCGGCATCCAGTCGCGGATCGACGACATGATCGAACGCAGCATCGCACGGCTCCAAATCGGCAATATCTACGTCAATCGCAACATCATCGGCGCGGTGGTTGGCGTGCAGCCGTTCGGCGGATGCGGCCTTTCGGGAACCGGACCGAAGGCTGGCGGGCCACATTATCTGCCGCGCTTCGCGACCGAACAGACCGTGACGATCAACACCGCGGCCTCCGGCGGCAATGCCGCGCTACTGTCCGAGGACGAATGA